In Hwangdonia lutea, a single window of DNA contains:
- the trpD gene encoding anthranilate phosphoribosyltransferase, whose product MKQLLNRLINHENISSEEAKQVLVNISNGMYNQSQIASFLTVFMMRSITLEELQGFRDALLELCISIDLKDFNVVDLCGTGGDGKDTFNISTLSSFVSAGAGIKVAKHGNYGVSSACGSSNVMEHLGIKFSNDEDFLKRTIDKAGICVLHAPLFHPAMKNVAPIRRELGVKTFFNMLGPMVNPSFPKNQMVGVFNLELQRLYGYLYQQTDKNYSIVHALDGYDEISLTGKTKVISNHSETLFTPEDLGVSQIKQESIFGGNTVDDAAKIFVNVISGKGTEPQNNVVCANAGLAIATTKQISHKEGFELAKESLLSGKAKHSLDTLIALSK is encoded by the coding sequence ATGAAACAACTATTAAACCGATTAATAAATCACGAAAACATCTCCAGCGAAGAAGCCAAACAAGTTTTGGTAAACATATCAAACGGTATGTACAACCAAAGTCAAATCGCATCATTTCTAACCGTTTTTATGATGCGGAGCATCACACTCGAAGAGCTTCAAGGCTTCAGAGATGCGCTATTGGAATTATGTATTTCCATCGATTTAAAAGATTTTAATGTTGTAGACTTATGCGGAACGGGTGGCGACGGAAAAGACACCTTCAACATATCCACACTTTCCTCATTTGTATCTGCCGGTGCCGGTATTAAAGTTGCAAAACACGGTAATTACGGTGTGTCTTCCGCTTGCGGATCTTCAAACGTTATGGAGCATTTAGGCATTAAATTTTCAAATGACGAAGATTTTTTAAAACGAACAATCGATAAGGCAGGCATCTGCGTTTTGCACGCACCATTGTTTCATCCCGCCATGAAAAACGTAGCACCTATCCGCAGGGAATTGGGCGTAAAAACATTTTTCAATATGTTAGGCCCTATGGTAAATCCATCGTTTCCAAAAAACCAAATGGTTGGTGTTTTTAATTTGGAATTGCAACGTTTGTACGGTTACTTATATCAGCAAACCGATAAAAATTACAGCATTGTGCATGCCTTAGATGGTTATGATGAAATATCATTAACCGGAAAAACCAAAGTGATTTCAAATCATTCCGAAACCTTATTTACACCTGAAGATTTGGGCGTTTCGCAAATAAAACAAGAATCGATTTTTGGAGGCAATACCGTTGATGATGCCGCTAAAATATTTGTGAACGTCATTAGCGGAAAAGGCACCGAACCACAGAACAACGTTGTTTGTGCCAATGCCGGTTTAGCCATTGCCACCACAAAACAAATAAGCCATAAAGAAGGATTTGAGTTAGCCAAAGAGTCGCTTCTTTCAGGGAAAGCAAAGCATAGTTTAGACACATTAATTGCATTAAGTAAATGA
- a CDS encoding anthranilate synthase component II, with the protein MKVLVIDNYDSFTYNLVHYLEDLNCDVTVVRNDKLTLEDVEPFSKIVLSPGPGIPDEAGLLKAIIKKYAPTKSILGVCLGQQAIGEVFGGSIINLNDVYHGVATQVKITVDDEPLFDGIDKNIEVGRYHSWVVNPNLPDSLEATSFDENGQVMSLRHREYDVKGVQYHPESVLTPNGKQILKNWINS; encoded by the coding sequence ATGAAAGTATTAGTTATAGATAATTACGACAGTTTTACATACAATTTGGTTCATTATTTAGAAGATTTAAACTGCGATGTTACCGTAGTAAGAAACGATAAATTAACATTAGAAGATGTTGAACCTTTTAGCAAAATTGTTTTATCACCAGGTCCGGGCATTCCAGACGAAGCCGGTTTACTAAAAGCCATTATTAAAAAATACGCACCTACAAAAAGCATTTTAGGAGTGTGTTTAGGGCAACAAGCCATTGGAGAAGTTTTTGGTGGTTCCATTATTAACTTAAATGATGTTTATCACGGTGTTGCAACCCAAGTAAAAATTACTGTGGATGACGAACCTTTGTTTGATGGCATTGATAAAAATATAGAAGTTGGTCGATATCATTCCTGGGTAGTTAACCCAAATTTACCTGATAGTTTAGAGGCTACCTCCTTTGATGAAAACGGACAAGTGATGTCGTTACGACACAGAGAATATGATGTTAAAGGTGTGCAATATCACCCAGAATCGGTATTGACTCCAAACGGAAAACAAATTCTTAAAAATTGGATTAATTCTTAA
- a CDS encoding anthranilate synthase component I family protein has protein sequence MFSLTTHYKKILADTITPVSIYLKIRDKHPNSILLESSDYHANDNSFSYICFNPIASIKVEDETISQTFPDGSSVSKNIDETTNVSEEIHQFTKQFKVDSDESFKFINNGIFGYIAYDAVRYFEDVEISKKENSITIPDVYYAVYQNIIAINHFKNEAYIFAHCFNTESNIDAVLHLIKAKNFASYNFKSNGKISSNLTDDEYKTHVELAKKHCARGDVFQLVLSKNFQQEFKGDEFNVYRALRSINPSPYLFYFDYGNFKIFGSSPEAQLIVSDGKAEIHPIAGTFKRTGNDLKDAELAKQLAVDDKENAEHVMLVDLARNDLSRNGSHVTVDTYREVQFFSHVIHLVSKVTGQKHKETSTMQVVADTFPAGTLSGAPKHRAMQLIEQYEKTSRAFYGGAIGFMDFEGNFNHAIMIRTFLSKNHKLHWQAGAGLVSKSNPENELQEVYNKLGALTKAIELAEDI, from the coding sequence ATGTTTAGTTTAACAACACATTACAAAAAAATTCTTGCAGACACCATTACACCTGTAAGCATCTATCTTAAAATTAGAGACAAACACCCCAACAGTATTCTGTTGGAAAGTAGCGATTACCATGCTAACGACAACAGTTTTTCGTACATCTGCTTTAACCCCATAGCGTCGATTAAAGTTGAAGACGAAACAATTTCGCAAACCTTTCCCGACGGTAGTTCGGTTTCAAAAAATATTGATGAAACCACAAATGTATCCGAAGAAATCCATCAATTCACAAAACAATTTAAGGTAGATTCGGATGAAAGCTTCAAGTTTATAAATAATGGTATTTTTGGTTATATCGCTTATGATGCCGTTCGGTATTTTGAAGATGTCGAGATTTCAAAAAAAGAAAATTCCATTACAATTCCCGATGTTTATTATGCGGTTTATCAAAACATAATCGCCATAAATCACTTTAAAAACGAAGCTTACATTTTTGCACATTGTTTTAATACTGAAAGTAATATTGATGCTGTTCTTCATTTAATAAAAGCCAAAAACTTTGCGTCTTATAATTTTAAATCCAACGGAAAAATCTCATCAAATTTAACAGACGATGAATATAAAACCCATGTCGAGTTAGCTAAAAAACACTGTGCCCGTGGCGATGTGTTTCAGTTGGTTTTATCAAAAAACTTCCAGCAAGAATTTAAAGGCGACGAGTTTAATGTGTATCGGGCTTTACGCAGCATAAACCCATCGCCCTATTTGTTTTATTTCGATTACGGGAACTTTAAGATTTTTGGCAGCTCGCCCGAAGCACAACTTATTGTAAGCGACGGAAAAGCCGAAATCCACCCCATTGCCGGAACTTTTAAACGCACCGGAAATGATTTAAAAGATGCCGAATTGGCCAAACAATTAGCGGTGGACGATAAAGAAAATGCCGAACACGTTATGTTGGTGGATTTGGCACGAAACGATTTAAGCCGAAACGGAAGCCATGTTACTGTTGACACGTACAGAGAGGTTCAATTCTTCTCGCACGTTATCCATTTAGTAAGCAAAGTTACGGGGCAAAAGCACAAAGAAACTTCAACCATGCAAGTGGTGGCCGACACGTTTCCCGCGGGCACTTTAAGTGGCGCTCCAAAACATCGGGCCATGCAACTTATCGAGCAGTACGAAAAAACAAGTCGTGCTTTCTACGGTGGCGCCATTGGTTTTATGGATTTTGAAGGCAACTTCAATCATGCTATCATGATTCGTACTTTTTTGAGCAAAAACCATAAATTACATTGGCAGGCAGGCGCCGGATTAGTATCAAAATCCAACCCGGAAAACGAACTGCAGGAAGTGTATAATAAGTTAGGCGCTTTAACAAAAGCTATTGAATTAGCTGAAGACATATAA
- a CDS encoding GIY-YIG nuclease family protein yields the protein MEGKKQYYYVYIISNKMNGIIYIGMTNNLKYRMYQHKNKTMKGYSSRYSLNMLVYYEKFNFPNTAIKREKQLKKWNRAWKINLINDLNPEWKDLTFMFNN from the coding sequence ATGGAAGGGAAAAAACAATATTACTATGTGTATATTATTTCTAACAAGATGAATGGGATAATTTATATTGGTATGACCAATAATTTAAAATATAGAATGTATCAGCATAAAAACAAAACAATGAAGGGCTACTCCAGCAGATATAGTCTTAATATGCTTGTATATTATGAAAAATTCAATTTCCCTAATACTGCCATTAAGAGAGAGAAGCAACTAAAAAAATGGAATAGAGCATGGAAAATAAATCTAATTAACGATTTAAATCCTGAGTGGAAAGATTTAACATTTATGTTTAACAATTAA